Proteins found in one Brevibacillus brevis genomic segment:
- the pssA gene encoding CDP-diacylglycerol--serine O-phosphatidyltransferase, giving the protein MFVKSLPNILTVSNLFLGVLAIILAFRGDQYVEYAAITVIIGMLADGLDGRVARMLNAQSEFGKELDSLSDVITFGIAPAFIMYVVVLQHFDLLGILITAIFPICGALRLARFNVQAGVPGYFIGLPITAAGGVLATLALYHQVFTPVLLAVSMLLLAFLMVSKVKYPNFKKVGIPKSAYWITPIIIAIVVVVAIKYPQQFPKIVFLPLAFYALYGIKKNVDFLVKKLRKRKNKEEETVPFE; this is encoded by the coding sequence ATGTTCGTGAAATCGTTACCGAACATACTAACCGTAAGCAATTTGTTTCTGGGAGTTTTAGCAATTATTCTTGCGTTTCGAGGCGATCAATACGTCGAATATGCAGCGATCACAGTGATCATTGGTATGCTGGCAGACGGGCTGGATGGACGTGTAGCTCGTATGTTGAATGCCCAAAGTGAGTTCGGGAAGGAATTGGATTCCCTTTCTGACGTTATTACATTTGGGATTGCGCCAGCGTTCATCATGTATGTTGTCGTCTTGCAACACTTTGATTTGCTTGGGATTCTCATTACAGCCATTTTTCCGATCTGCGGTGCGCTACGTTTGGCGCGTTTTAACGTACAGGCCGGGGTTCCGGGGTATTTCATCGGCTTGCCGATTACGGCAGCGGGGGGCGTACTGGCTACGCTCGCACTCTATCACCAGGTATTCACTCCGGTATTGCTTGCCGTAAGTATGTTGTTGCTTGCCTTTTTGATGGTATCAAAGGTCAAGTATCCTAACTTTAAAAAAGTGGGGATTCCAAAGTCTGCTTACTGGATCACACCCATTATCATCGCGATTGTGGTTGTTGTAGCGATTAAGTACCCGCAGCAATTTCCAAAAATCGTTTTCCTGCCACTTGCTTTTTATGCACTGTACGGAATAAAAAAAAACGTTGACTTTCTCGTCAAAAAATTACGCAAGCGTAAAAACAAAGAGGAAGAAACCGTTCCGTTTGAATAG
- a CDS encoding DUF1573 domain-containing protein: MDNRNIDDFQTQVSELLIRHRSVLDVMSKVQETASRINRSLTKAITECGCVEVVAKKQTYDSNKNLEDNKSHLDTHFNGPLCEHCRDVVTAELGKNIFYLTALCNITDIKLEDVLQKESNRLNTLGVFNLS, from the coding sequence ATGGACAATCGAAACATAGACGACTTTCAAACGCAAGTATCGGAGCTTTTGATCAGACATCGTAGCGTACTGGACGTCATGTCCAAAGTTCAGGAAACGGCATCCCGCATTAACCGTTCACTGACAAAAGCCATCACCGAATGCGGCTGTGTCGAAGTGGTTGCCAAAAAACAGACGTACGATTCGAACAAGAATCTGGAGGACAACAAGTCCCATTTGGACACCCACTTTAACGGACCGCTGTGCGAGCATTGTCGCGATGTAGTTACTGCTGAGCTTGGCAAAAACATCTTCTACCTCACTGCTTTGTGCAATATTACTGACATTAAGCTAGAAGATGTGCTTCAGAAAGAATCCAACCGCCTGAATACTTTGGGTGTCTTCAATCTGTCTTAA
- the disA gene encoding DNA integrity scanning diadenylate cyclase DisA has translation MQGNIKRTPQIGDVLRLVAPGTQLREGLENVLRAKTGGLIVIGCGPEMKSIVDGGFSINCDFSPAHLYELAKMDGAIIVSEDAKRILYANTQIFPPSSIPTSETGTRHRTAQRTAIQTNHLVIAISQRRNVITLYQGNFRYVLSEISVILAKANQAVSTLEKYKAVLDQTLTNLGALEFEELVTLHEVASVLQRIEMVLRIKTEVSKYICELGVEGRLVSMQLEELVSNIEEEAHMLIRDYSRDASYSPDLVLRDMKKLNSEEMLELTSFLRTLGYSSNASMLDESVSPRGYRILYKIRRLPVTIISNLVEHFHHLPRIMMATIQELDEVEGIGEVRARAIKEGLKRIQEQVFIDRHI, from the coding sequence ATGCAGGGGAACATCAAAAGAACTCCGCAAATCGGTGATGTGCTTCGTCTCGTGGCACCCGGTACACAGCTTCGTGAAGGGTTGGAAAATGTTTTACGGGCCAAAACCGGGGGTTTGATCGTTATTGGGTGCGGTCCGGAGATGAAGTCGATTGTCGATGGCGGTTTTTCCATCAATTGTGATTTTTCTCCTGCCCATTTGTATGAATTAGCGAAGATGGATGGGGCGATTATAGTAAGTGAAGACGCAAAACGCATCCTGTACGCAAATACGCAAATCTTCCCGCCCTCCTCAATCCCCACGAGCGAGACGGGGACACGGCATCGTACAGCACAACGCACGGCCATTCAAACGAATCATCTGGTCATTGCTATCTCCCAGCGTCGCAATGTAATCACGCTATACCAGGGGAATTTCCGGTATGTTTTAAGCGAAATTAGTGTCATTTTGGCCAAGGCGAATCAAGCTGTATCTACCCTTGAGAAATACAAGGCCGTGCTTGATCAAACTTTGACGAATCTCGGTGCGTTAGAATTCGAGGAGCTCGTTACTTTACACGAAGTTGCCTCGGTTTTGCAACGGATTGAGATGGTGTTACGTATTAAGACAGAGGTCTCCAAGTACATATGTGAGCTAGGAGTAGAAGGAAGGCTCGTCAGTATGCAGTTGGAGGAACTGGTTTCAAACATTGAGGAAGAGGCTCATATGCTTATCCGGGATTATTCCCGAGATGCATCCTATTCACCTGATCTTGTGCTGCGGGACATGAAAAAATTAAACTCAGAGGAAATGCTGGAGCTCACCTCTTTTTTGCGAACGCTGGGGTATTCCTCTAATGCCAGTATGCTGGATGAATCGGTTTCCCCTAGAGGTTATCGGATCCTGTACAAGATCAGGCGTCTGCCCGTTACGATCATCTCGAATCTGGTAGAACATTTTCATCATCTGCCTCGAATCATGATGGCAACGATTCAGGAATTAGACGAAGTGGAAGGCATTGGCGAGGTTCGAGCGAGAGCGATTAAAGAGGGACTGAAACGGATTCAAGAACAAGTGTTCATTGACAGGCACATTTAA